In the genome of Carya illinoinensis cultivar Pawnee chromosome 13, C.illinoinensisPawnee_v1, whole genome shotgun sequence, the window ATGTTAAGAACTCTAAGAGCATGGTCATTTCTTTGCAAAAATAGTAGTCTTCTTGTCAAAAAAGCATGAGACTTTGGAAccatatatttcttttgttctcATTTCCatattatatgcatatatatatagtgagttTTGATTAATGTCTGGCACTTGGTTTTAATATTATGGTGTGGCTAGGCATGGGAGAGCCTCCACTTGGCCATACATCTACCTCTCATTGATAAAGCAAATCTCCAATCAAGAGCTACCtgcatgtatatattatatataggagAAATTTATGGTGATTGATGCAAAGGATCCGAATCAAATGATGCTGAGTTGTCAGATTGCACGTTGATGGCGCTGAAATACCTTGAGTTGGTAGATCATTGTAAAGATGATAGGAAACCGTGATCTTTCTCTAATTAGGGCAGCTTTGGgtgcattttagtattttagctATAACTTTGATTATGGGTATCAAAACTACACATATGACCCTAATTCAAAAAGCTCTTTTCAATGCACATGCCGTGATTACTTAGCTATGCTCGGTGTGCATCATTTTCAAGGTGAAAATATACTATTTTCCCCTTTGAATTcctatttttggttttttttttccttttatttcatttatcttTTAGGAAGTGATTTTGAACCCGAATTGGGCCAAGTTTTTGACAGATTACTTCTTGAAAAATGCTTCTCATCAGTCACTATTTCTCATCAGCCGTTGCACACCCTACATGAAAAACCGGATTCACTATCAAATGAACCGGTTGTGCACCTTAGGCGTTGAATCCCTCAATCTCTCCCTCCCCCAAGCCCTCTGAGAATTctacatttcttcttcttttgcgctatgatttcctcttcttctacacTATGATTTCCACTTCTTCGTCTGCActatgatttctttttcttctgcaCTGAGATTTCGATTTTTGCACTgacatttcttcttcttcttctctgcaATTTCATGAAGCATGACTAAAACGTACAGGGTGGCGGAACCAACTCAGTGGCTCCTAAGTACAGCAAGGGTATAGCTTTTAGAGCATTGATACCTTTGTGCTGGTACCCAGCGTTGGAGGAGTGCACGTGACTCACACGTCCCTGTATGTAGCCCTTCATCTTTACGTTAGTTCCTTGCAATTTTTAGAATTCTGAACATTTTCATGGTGGTgaagtttaaaattttgtttgttttttggcaTATgggtatgattttttatatggatTTTGTATGTGCAGGTGTTGGCTCCACTAGAACCCTAATAATCGAAGAGCTGCTGACAGAGGTAAGAGAAAAATGGCAAAATCAAAGAACTGCACGGCCCACAACCTATCCTACAAGGCCCACAAGAATGGCATCAAGAAACCCAGAAAGCACAAACACACTTCCACCAAAGGGATGGATCCAAAATTTTTGAGAAACCAAAGGTATGCAAGAAAGCACAACAACAAGAATGGTGGTTTTGCAACCGTGGAAGAGTAAATCAACATGGGTTGGGATTCTTTAAAGTTTAGATATTGTTGAAAtggttttcaaattttaatgtgTTGGAAGCTTCTTTCGACCTTTTCAGTTAATATTGACTGTGGGTAAGTTTCTGTTTGCAAGACTAGCAATACATCTTGTTGGAGGATTGGTCCCCAGGGTGTTATTTACTTCCAATTAGCAGCATTACCCTTAACAATTTTGATAGAATCTATAATGTTAAAGTATTACgcatttaaattataatcagTTTCTTATGCTTCTATTAGAATCTTGGGAGAATTAACATTGATGATTTTAGTTCATGTGAATAAATAACATTGATGATAACTTCTAAatgttttttttggggggggggggggggggggggggggggtggaagGTGTT includes:
- the LOC122291212 gene encoding 60S ribosomal protein L29-2-like gives rise to the protein MAKSKNCTAHNLSYKAHKNGIKKPRKHKHTSTKGMDPKFLRNQRYARKHNNKNGGFATVEE